Part of the Paenibacillus aurantius genome, CGGAGGAGCTGGAAGCGTGGAACGACAGGCTGGGCCGAGCTCTTGGAAGAGCGAATCCGCCGGACAGCATCGGCTTCATTAACGTCAATTCCCGGCTCCAGCTGTTTTTTGGGGAAGGGGCCGGCATGAGGCTGACCGGGGCCGCAGGCGGAGGCTTGGGTATTGAAATGGAAATTCCCCTGACCCTCGAGGAGGAGGATATATGAAGATTTTGATTGTTGATGATGAGTTGCATGTCCGGGATGCCATCCGTCTGCTGGTGGACTGGGAACGGTATGGCATATCCGACATTCTGGAGGCTTCCGACGGCCAGGCGGCCGTGGAGCTTCTGCAGGAGCAGAGCCCCGAGATCGTGTTTACCGATATGATGATGCCGGGCATGAATGGAGTCGGTCTCTTGGAATGGATTCAGGCGAACGCGCCGCGAACCAAAGCCGTTGTCATCAGCGGTCACGACGATTTCGACTTTGTCCGCAATACGGTAAAGTTCGGTGGGCTCGATTATATCCTGAAGCCGGTGGACCCGGATCAGCTTCAAGAGGCGGTCAAGCGTGCCGTAGAGGCTAGGACGAAGGAAGACGAGGAACGGAAGCGGAATCAGCAGAGGGGCATGGAAATCAACCAGATCAAACCCGTATACTGGGATAAAATGTTCTCTCAATGCATTGACGACCCTTCTTATTATCACTCTATCCGGGATAGCGTCCACCAGGAATTCGGCCTTCGCCCCGGGGATGAAACCTGCCGGGTGGCCATTCTGAGCCTGGACCGCATGGATCGAAAGGTGAGGGACAAATTCGCTTCCGCGATGGACCTGCTCTTCTTCTCGCTCCTCAACATCTGCAACGAGTACCTGCGGCGGACCAACCGGGGCTTCGCCTTCCGCCATTGGAATTCGACAAGGGAGATCATTCTGATCTTGTGGAGGGATTTGACAACGGCAAGCGCCCTCCTCGGCCATATCAACGAAGGAATTTTTCGAACGCTTGGCGGGCGGTTCGAGTTCGGCCTCGGCTCCGAAAAGCCTCTCCCTCCCGGCCTTCAGCATTCCTACCGCGAGGCGGCCGAAGCTCTC contains:
- a CDS encoding response regulator, with translation MKILIVDDELHVRDAIRLLVDWERYGISDILEASDGQAAVELLQEQSPEIVFTDMMMPGMNGVGLLEWIQANAPRTKAVVISGHDDFDFVRNTVKFGGLDYILKPVDPDQLQEAVKRAVEARTKEDEERKRNQQRGMEINQIKPVYWDKMFSQCIDDPSYYHSIRDSVHQEFGLRPGDETCRVAILSLDRMDRKVRDKFASAMDLLFFSLLNICNEYLRRTNRGFAFRHWNSTREIILILWRDLTTASALLGHINEGIFRTLGGRFEFGLGSEKPLPPGLQHSYREAAEALDRRNLLQLSSWIHEKRPGAEAFRGPVLHFTDYEEPVRFAVRSGSEEQIREALGQWFREVRKLSYISPEQSELWRDEYHVLKAIWIKELLPGMTDSELGPLQEETRPYIVPLNDSGTLSMEKWEQELTASLLELARLVRQSQGREGHHVIYDIEKYLRTHYHQDIALQDMADKYHLSREYISRKFKQEFNENLSDYVGRIRIEKAKQLLGDPGLRISQVAEMVGYSDEKYFSKVFKKLTGSSPNDYRKQLARKP